From a single Methanofollis sp. W23 genomic region:
- the hisC gene encoding histidinol-phosphate transaminase, with protein sequence MRRSIVRRCYATAGGYVFAKSAEEIAREQGLSRVARLASNENPSPPSEATIAAGLSALKEGNRYPPARQEAVVDALRRVHGDHAFLLGNGMDGVIETVVRTVVEPGDRVVISTPTFSFYGLAAAAQGAEVVEVPREPDFSVDPTKFIEACRGAKLAFLCTPNNPTGDVVPVEAVRKILDGIDCLLFLDNAYIEFSDADYRPLMQEYDHLIEGRTMSKAYSLAGVRFGYAFVPEWLAPHLEQAATPFAVNCVALAAAEAALADQAHIDEVVAHVRQWRERFMTEIPFPVAPSEANFVLIDVAPMTGDEAMERLAEGGVVVRSCRSFPGLEDRYIRVCIGADWENELFLEKVRDLQ encoded by the coding sequence ATGAGGCGCTCAATCGTTAGGCGTTGTTACGCGACTGCAGGGGGGTACGTCTTTGCAAAGAGCGCGGAGGAGATCGCGCGCGAGCAGGGGCTTTCGAGAGTGGCGCGGCTTGCAAGCAACGAGAACCCCTCTCCCCCGTCTGAGGCGACGATTGCTGCAGGGCTCTCCGCCCTGAAAGAAGGGAACCGCTACCCACCGGCCCGGCAGGAGGCCGTGGTCGACGCCCTCAGGAGGGTGCATGGCGACCATGCCTTCCTCCTCGGCAATGGCATGGACGGGGTGATCGAGACGGTGGTGCGCACTGTGGTGGAACCTGGCGACCGCGTCGTCATCTCCACCCCGACGTTTTCTTTCTATGGACTTGCCGCCGCGGCGCAGGGGGCCGAAGTCGTCGAGGTTCCGCGCGAGCCCGACTTTTCGGTTGACCCCACGAAGTTCATCGAAGCGTGCCGGGGGGCGAAACTCGCCTTCCTCTGCACGCCGAACAACCCGACCGGGGATGTGGTCCCGGTCGAGGCGGTCAGGAAGATCCTGGACGGCATCGATTGTCTTCTCTTCCTGGACAATGCCTATATCGAGTTCTCGGACGCGGACTACCGCCCGCTGATGCAGGAATACGACCACCTCATCGAGGGGCGGACGATGTCCAAGGCCTACTCGCTGGCCGGGGTGCGTTTTGGGTATGCCTTTGTTCCGGAATGGCTTGCACCTCACCTGGAGCAGGCGGCCACGCCCTTTGCCGTAAACTGTGTCGCCCTTGCTGCGGCCGAAGCGGCGCTTGCAGACCAGGCGCACATCGACGAGGTCGTGGCGCATGTGAGGCAGTGGCGGGAACGCTTTATGACCGAGATCCCCTTCCCGGTCGCTCCCTCTGAGGCCAACTTCGTCCTCATCGATGTGGCGCCCATGACAGGGGACGAGGCGATGGAGCGACTGGCAGAGGGGGGCGTCGTCGTCAGGTCGTGTCGGAGTTTCCCCGGGCTTGAAGACCGGTATATCAGGGTCTGCATCGGTGCCGACTGGGAGAACGAACTCTTTCTGGAGAAGGTCAGGGATCTGCAATGA
- a CDS encoding DJ-1/PfpI family protein, which yields MKLVLAVAPDKFRDEEFEVPQQVFSEAGIKTVVASTRPGTCQGMIGATAEATSAFADLDPEEYDGIVVVGGIGSQDHLWTDADLKKLVQTYAHHGKVVAAICLSPVVLALAGVLDGKNATVFKSPASVKEMEQSGARLVDEAVVSDGKIVTANGPAAARKFAEAVLAALPQ from the coding sequence ATGAAACTCGTACTCGCAGTCGCACCCGACAAGTTCCGCGACGAAGAATTTGAGGTGCCGCAGCAGGTCTTCTCAGAGGCAGGCATCAAGACCGTGGTCGCTTCCACCAGGCCCGGCACCTGCCAGGGAATGATCGGGGCCACGGCAGAGGCCACCTCCGCCTTCGCCGACCTGGACCCCGAGGAGTACGACGGCATCGTCGTCGTTGGGGGCATCGGATCACAGGACCACCTCTGGACCGATGCCGACCTGAAAAAACTCGTGCAGACATATGCACATCACGGCAAAGTCGTCGCGGCGATCTGTCTCTCTCCAGTCGTCCTGGCACTCGCCGGTGTCCTCGACGGGAAGAACGCCACCGTCTTCAAGAGCCCTGCCTCGGTGAAGGAGATGGAACAGAGCGGGGCCAGACTCGTGGACGAAGCCGTCGTCTCCGACGGGAAGATCGTAACCGCCAACGGACCGGCGGCCGCCAGGAAATTTGCAGAGGCCGTTCTCGCCGCCCTTCCCCAGTAA
- a CDS encoding CTP synthase: protein MKYIFVTGGVMSGLGKGITAASIGRILKNRGYQVTAIKIDPYLNIDAGTMNPAQHGEVFVLSDGGEVDLDLGNYERFLDIELTRNHNITTGKIYKSVIEKERRGDFLGGTVQIIPHITDEIKACIARSAEEFENNGYKAEVCLVEVGGTVGDIESMPFLEAVRQMRGELPAHDTALLHVTLVPADTMGDLKTKPTQHSVKALRELGLRPDIIVCRSDRVLPMHSRRKISEFCDVPLNAVVSAADASDIYHVPMELEKEGAANVVLDLLDLEKRGVDAEWYRTVTEDYTNRVTIGIVTKYGIEDVYLSIKEALKHAGRTLSAEVQIKWLDAETYEPAELAELDGVLIPGGFGQRGVSGKVTAIRYARENQIPFLGICLGFQMAVVEFARDVLGYEDAISEEFGEGTQVIALLPEQENVTKLGGTMRLGSYPVDVVEGTRAWDLYQKTSITERHRHRYEVNPEYIEELKENGLVFSGMNGNRMEILELPSHPFFFATQFHPEFRSRPTRASPPYIGFVKACMEYKNQEHQ from the coding sequence TTGAAGTATATATTCGTTACTGGCGGCGTAATGAGTGGCCTTGGCAAAGGCATAACAGCAGCATCGATCGGGAGGATCCTGAAAAACCGGGGGTATCAGGTCACCGCGATCAAGATCGACCCCTACCTGAACATTGATGCAGGTACCATGAACCCTGCACAGCACGGGGAGGTCTTCGTGCTCAGCGACGGGGGTGAGGTTGACCTGGACCTCGGCAACTACGAGCGTTTTCTTGACATCGAGTTGACGCGCAACCACAACATCACCACCGGCAAGATCTACAAGAGCGTCATCGAGAAAGAACGGCGCGGAGATTTCCTGGGCGGGACCGTCCAGATCATCCCGCACATCACCGACGAGATCAAGGCCTGCATCGCCAGGTCTGCAGAAGAGTTCGAGAACAACGGCTACAAGGCTGAGGTATGCCTCGTCGAGGTCGGCGGCACGGTCGGCGACATCGAGTCGATGCCCTTCCTTGAGGCGGTGCGCCAGATGCGCGGCGAACTCCCTGCACACGACACCGCCCTGCTGCACGTGACCCTGGTCCCTGCAGACACAATGGGCGACCTCAAGACCAAACCGACGCAGCACTCGGTCAAGGCGCTGCGCGAACTCGGACTGCGCCCAGACATCATCGTCTGCCGGAGCGACCGGGTTCTTCCGATGCACTCGCGCCGCAAGATCTCAGAGTTCTGCGACGTCCCGCTCAACGCGGTCGTCAGTGCGGCCGACGCCTCCGACATCTACCATGTCCCGATGGAGCTTGAGAAGGAAGGGGCTGCCAATGTCGTCCTCGACCTCCTTGACCTCGAAAAGCGCGGGGTGGACGCCGAGTGGTACCGCACCGTCACCGAGGACTACACCAACCGGGTGACCATCGGGATCGTCACCAAGTACGGGATCGAGGATGTGTATCTCTCGATCAAGGAAGCCCTCAAGCACGCCGGCCGTACCCTCTCTGCCGAGGTGCAGATCAAGTGGCTGGACGCAGAGACCTACGAACCTGCAGAACTTGCTGAGCTGGACGGCGTCCTGATCCCGGGCGGTTTTGGCCAGCGCGGGGTCTCCGGAAAGGTCACTGCGATCAGGTACGCCAGGGAGAACCAGATCCCGTTCCTCGGGATCTGCCTTGGGTTCCAGATGGCGGTCGTGGAGTTTGCCCGTGATGTCCTCGGGTATGAGGACGCGATCTCTGAGGAGTTCGGCGAGGGCACCCAGGTGATCGCCCTCCTTCCAGAGCAGGAGAACGTTACCAAACTCGGCGGGACCATGCGTCTTGGGAGTTATCCGGTCGACGTGGTGGAGGGGACCAGGGCATGGGACCTCTACCAGAAGACGTCGATCACCGAGCGGCACCGGCACCGTTACGAGGTGAACCCCGAATATATCGAGGAACTGAAAGAGAATGGGCTGGTCTTTTCAGGGATGAACGGGAACAGGATGGAGATCCTCGAACTCCCCTCTCACCCGTTCTTCTTTGCGACCCAGTTCCATCCTGAGTTCAGGTCGAGGCCGACGAGGGCGTCACCGCCTTATATCGGGTTTGTGAAGGCGTGCATGGAGTACAAGAACCAGGAACACCAGTAA
- a CDS encoding acetylornithine transaminase, with translation MELAENYQELDAEYYMPAFSRTTEIVRGQGARLWDVEGNEYLDCVAGIAVCSTGHCHPKVVEAICTQAHELIHCSNLFYVPHQAELAKKVVEISGLVGGKAFFSNSGAEANEGAIKLARLATGRKKFVAFTHSFHGRTMGALAVTHKPAIREPFEPLEPACTFVEYGDLDALEQAMDDDIAGVIVEGIQGESGVFPAPKGFLEGIRECCDRHGALMIIDEVQTGMGRTGKWFAFQHTGAQPDVLTMAKGIASGFPMGALVARKGLEFKGGEHGSTFAGGPLACAAARATIGVIEDLLPSIPEKGARFARGLAAWNPRQVGLMIGFTVGERCAEVQHYCAEHGVLVNCAADGNIRLVPPLVITDEEIDTAVGVINEALNR, from the coding sequence ATGGAATTAGCAGAAAACTACCAGGAACTGGACGCGGAGTATTATATGCCCGCCTTCTCGCGCACGACCGAGATCGTGCGCGGGCAGGGGGCCCGCCTCTGGGACGTAGAGGGGAATGAGTATCTTGACTGTGTCGCGGGGATCGCGGTCTGCAGCACTGGGCACTGCCACCCGAAGGTGGTGGAGGCGATCTGTACGCAGGCACATGAACTGATCCACTGCTCAAACCTCTTCTATGTCCCGCACCAGGCCGAACTCGCCAAAAAAGTCGTGGAGATCTCAGGGCTTGTCGGCGGGAAGGCCTTCTTCTCGAACTCCGGCGCCGAGGCGAACGAGGGAGCGATCAAACTTGCCCGTCTTGCTACCGGCAGGAAGAAGTTCGTCGCCTTCACGCACAGTTTCCACGGGCGGACGATGGGGGCGCTTGCGGTCACTCACAAACCCGCGATCAGGGAGCCCTTCGAGCCCCTTGAACCTGCATGCACCTTCGTCGAGTACGGCGACCTCGATGCCCTTGAGCAGGCGATGGACGACGACATCGCCGGGGTGATCGTCGAAGGGATCCAGGGCGAGTCAGGGGTCTTCCCTGCGCCGAAGGGATTTCTTGAAGGGATCAGGGAGTGCTGTGACCGCCACGGCGCCCTGATGATCATCGACGAGGTCCAGACCGGGATGGGACGGACCGGGAAGTGGTTTGCGTTCCAGCACACCGGTGCACAGCCAGACGTCCTCACGATGGCCAAGGGGATCGCAAGCGGGTTCCCGATGGGGGCGCTTGTCGCCCGCAAGGGCCTGGAGTTCAAGGGAGGCGAGCACGGGAGCACCTTTGCCGGAGGTCCGCTTGCCTGCGCTGCCGCACGGGCGACGATCGGCGTGATCGAAGACCTTCTCCCGTCCATCCCTGAGAAGGGCGCACGCTTTGCCAGGGGCCTCGCTGCCTGGAACCCCAGGCAGGTGGGGCTGATGATCGGGTTCACGGTCGGCGAGCGCTGTGCAGAGGTGCAACACTACTGTGCCGAGCACGGGGTGCTGGTCAACTGCGCCGCCGACGGGAACATCAGGCTCGTGCCGCCCCTTGTCATCACCGACGAGGAGATCGACACGGCCGTCGGTGTGATCAATGAGGCGCTCAATCGTTAG
- a CDS encoding adenylate kinase family protein produces the protein MMVGITGTPGTGKSTVGVVLAGRGRRVVHTTETVGPFILGKDPARDTRVVDAEAWAAAFEPIDGVVEGHLAHLLPCDLVVVLRCRPDLLKERLTARGYPREKVRENAEAEALDVILIETLEGFPREKVLEVDAGALNPEEVADLVEGFMAGEVAPSVGMVDWSSYILEGL, from the coding sequence ATGATGGTCGGGATCACCGGGACGCCCGGTACAGGCAAGAGCACGGTTGGCGTGGTGCTGGCCGGGCGCGGCCGCCGTGTGGTGCATACCACCGAGACAGTCGGGCCGTTCATCCTCGGGAAGGACCCGGCGCGTGACACGAGAGTCGTGGACGCCGAGGCGTGGGCGGCGGCCTTTGAACCGATCGACGGGGTGGTGGAGGGGCACCTTGCCCATCTTCTTCCCTGCGACCTGGTGGTGGTGCTCCGGTGCCGGCCTGATCTCCTGAAAGAGAGGTTGACCGCGCGCGGGTATCCGCGCGAGAAGGTGCGAGAGAACGCCGAGGCCGAGGCCCTGGACGTCATCCTGATCGAGACGTTGGAGGGCTTCCCCAGGGAGAAGGTGCTCGAGGTGGACGCCGGTGCACTGAACCCTGAGGAAGTCGCCGACCTCGTCGAGGGCTTCATGGCCGGCGAGGTCGCCCCCTCTGTCGGGATGGTTGATTGGTCCTCTTATATCCTGGAGGGGCTATGA
- a CDS encoding PAS domain S-box protein translates to MESSKSNPSDSETALLSLAMDQNGDGVLLIDQEGSIVYANDIFGRVFGLAPENLPGRNALEMLETDVSPLFEDRTGFWNRIESVHRKERDARSTAWTLTGPVPRGVAYSSHLITEGLLKGVRIDLFRDISEQKKVEIAMKASEKRHHALVSSSMVPCCTTSTSFRILSANKAFYDFYHVEKRERESILDIIPPESAAKAKKILKTLTADNPQLQVHNGDDRWIVNGIFTDEETLTEILWVWREDWFKAGERAEKIRCLYSFVHLLHNDEYSEHETLTRGSEMIFESVPWIHALSISIPDRLSVTTGDPEQGIQTLFPVDVGSGQRGEVTIWHEAREQNISAPSFFLLAIVDEITLYLRNKTAQMSAERSQVTYQTLFETTGTASFLLGPEMRICMANREFSQMFGYSEAEIRDDMCWLSCVEDDDQAMVRHFHQARLSDPEHTPRTYECRAYAKDGSPRDVIVNVSLIPGTTLSVISLVDITSKKETEHELRESEHRYRLITENATDVIFTLDADLQFTYVSPSIERLTGIPGARILSRSIADLLTPRSFTTFQDAAIEVSAPFENPEDGSVYSKVFEIETSRKDGTPLWMEVRINPLHDAEEGISDGVMGVMRDISDRKLAEERETQYIRELSFLSSAAMGFVDLPPEDEIYRFIGEHLCSFFDEVLTFVGQYDSLDQKLTVRAVSGVDEDDEPRLYSMARSCMGTGIALPETAYDSLLDGELRAVDHETALSFLPGQVKATAEQYIDGVQGSVHVIGIARSNTLFGCVVLVQRNDTFLEASSTIETFVNLSSVALQRRVLEMELESTKSRLQHILSSSPVMIFSLDPPRAPGSTGLITYVTENITSLLGYEPEEVIYDSTFWTTTIHPSDRRRIQDDEFPELLEKGDKVLEFRMRHKDGKYRWLHFEVRVTRDDDGNPTEVIGSAIDISERKRIEEALRIMDSAITSSINAITITDLEGELIFANNSALKFWGYDEVKKVAGKPLERFWQPKKKVATVLERIGRDGGWMGELVGKKKGGKRFHASVSASMVTDEEGDPLCMMFSFIDITERTEIEEELAKYRTHLEEIVLERTKKLTETNKRLRAEVKVRKEAEEHIRALSTFRESVIENATMLLAVTDSEGRVNVWNRAAEEVTGYARDEVVGGAEIWDTLVPDPVTREKVLKVVRGECTGSDTVENLEFTVQARDGEEKVLHWNARLLRDGGDRLQGVVTLAEDITRRKRMEEEIKASEARYRGVVEDQTEWICRFRPDMKVTFVNEAFCRSFGFSREEVLSSTIDAVLPEWFADFFLSPGEHTDLGQQNFTVEGKVKAKDEEETWHQWTVRAISAPDGAVSEYQVVGRDITLVKKAEEEFIRTEKLLSLSDLAGGIAHDFNNILTSVMGNINLAKMKVSPDDFVYQRLTEAEAATMKAGDITRQLFSFSDLSEPEKETVDIADLVHEAASYALRGSKCKCRFALEPEPMAVMGDAAQVLQVLHALIINADQAMPEGGTVTIGAGPVEVAGNDPIPIPKGRYIRVAVEDHGVGIRPEHMGRIFDPYFTTKKHGSGIGLAMALPIIKNHGGWMDVASEPGQGTTFSLYLPATANGGCEQMTPVAITGGGSGSILLMDDEVGILETTSDILRHLGYTVATAQDGEAAVEAFASAQETGTPFDGVILDLTVPGKMGGLETMEKLKELDPAVRVLVSSGYLNDPIIKNPGKYGFYGSIGKPYLLEELNRILQDLLTH, encoded by the coding sequence TTGGAAAGTTCGAAGTCAAACCCCTCAGATTCTGAGACCGCCCTCCTCTCCCTGGCCATGGACCAGAACGGGGACGGGGTCCTGCTCATCGACCAGGAAGGCTCGATCGTCTATGCCAACGACATCTTTGGCAGGGTGTTTGGGCTTGCGCCAGAGAACCTTCCCGGGCGCAACGCTCTCGAAATGCTGGAGACCGATGTCTCCCCCCTTTTCGAGGACCGGACCGGGTTCTGGAACCGGATCGAATCAGTGCACCGAAAGGAACGAGACGCCAGGAGTACCGCATGGACCCTTACCGGCCCGGTCCCCCGCGGGGTGGCCTACTCCAGTCACCTGATCACGGAGGGGCTCCTCAAGGGAGTGCGGATCGACCTCTTCCGTGATATTTCCGAGCAAAAAAAAGTTGAAATTGCCATGAAGGCCAGTGAAAAACGTCATCATGCACTGGTCTCATCATCCATGGTCCCTTGTTGCACCACCTCTACCAGTTTCAGGATCCTCTCTGCAAACAAGGCATTCTACGATTTTTATCATGTGGAAAAGAGAGAAAGAGAGTCAATCTTAGATATTATCCCGCCGGAAAGCGCTGCAAAAGCGAAAAAAATACTCAAGACACTCACCGCTGACAATCCTCAACTTCAGGTCCACAATGGGGACGACAGATGGATCGTCAACGGCATCTTCACCGACGAAGAAACACTCACCGAGATCCTCTGGGTGTGGAGGGAAGACTGGTTCAAGGCCGGTGAACGGGCAGAGAAGATCAGGTGCCTGTACAGTTTCGTGCACCTCCTTCACAACGACGAATATTCTGAGCACGAGACCCTCACGCGGGGTTCTGAGATGATCTTCGAGTCGGTGCCATGGATCCACGCCCTCTCGATCTCGATCCCTGACCGCCTCTCGGTGACCACGGGAGACCCTGAGCAGGGTATACAGACATTATTCCCCGTCGACGTCGGAAGCGGACAGAGAGGGGAGGTGACAATCTGGCATGAGGCGAGAGAGCAGAACATCTCCGCTCCGTCCTTCTTCCTCCTTGCCATCGTCGACGAGATCACCCTGTACCTCAGGAACAAAACGGCACAAATGTCTGCTGAACGCTCCCAGGTCACCTACCAGACACTCTTCGAGACGACCGGCACGGCATCATTCCTTCTTGGGCCAGAGATGCGGATCTGCATGGCGAACCGCGAGTTCTCCCAGATGTTTGGGTATTCTGAAGCCGAGATCAGGGACGACATGTGCTGGCTCTCGTGCGTGGAAGACGACGACCAGGCTATGGTCAGGCACTTCCACCAGGCCAGACTGAGCGACCCTGAACACACGCCAAGGACCTATGAATGTCGTGCCTATGCAAAGGATGGATCCCCGCGCGACGTGATCGTCAACGTCTCCCTGATTCCAGGCACCACCCTCTCGGTCATCTCGCTGGTAGACATCACCTCCAAGAAGGAGACCGAGCATGAACTGAGGGAGAGCGAACACCGCTATCGGCTCATCACCGAGAACGCGACCGACGTGATCTTCACCCTGGATGCCGACCTGCAGTTCACCTATGTGAGCCCCTCGATCGAGCGCCTCACCGGGATACCGGGTGCGAGGATCCTCTCCAGGTCGATCGCCGACCTGCTTACTCCACGGTCGTTTACCACATTTCAGGACGCCGCCATCGAAGTCTCGGCACCTTTTGAAAATCCGGAAGATGGCTCAGTCTACTCAAAGGTCTTTGAGATCGAGACGTCCCGGAAAGACGGTACCCCACTCTGGATGGAGGTGCGGATCAACCCCCTGCATGATGCCGAGGAGGGGATATCAGACGGCGTGATGGGAGTGATGCGAGACATCAGCGACCGTAAACTGGCGGAAGAACGGGAGACCCAGTACATCAGGGAACTCTCCTTCCTGTCCAGTGCGGCGATGGGGTTTGTCGACCTCCCGCCAGAAGACGAGATCTACCGGTTCATCGGGGAACATCTCTGCAGTTTCTTCGACGAGGTGCTCACTTTTGTAGGGCAATACGATAGTCTTGATCAGAAACTCACCGTCAGGGCGGTTTCAGGAGTCGATGAAGACGATGAGCCCAGGCTGTACTCCATGGCGCGGAGTTGCATGGGGACAGGCATCGCCCTCCCCGAGACCGCGTACGACAGTCTCCTCGACGGGGAGCTCAGGGCGGTTGACCACGAGACGGCCCTCTCGTTCCTTCCAGGGCAGGTGAAGGCCACTGCTGAGCAGTATATCGACGGGGTGCAGGGCTCGGTGCACGTGATCGGGATCGCACGCAGCAACACCCTGTTTGGATGTGTGGTCCTGGTCCAGCGAAACGACACATTCCTGGAGGCCTCATCCACCATCGAGACCTTTGTAAACCTTTCATCAGTGGCTCTCCAGAGGAGGGTCCTTGAGATGGAACTGGAGTCGACCAAATCGCGCCTCCAGCACATCCTCTCGTCAAGCCCGGTCATGATCTTCTCGCTCGACCCGCCACGAGCGCCCGGGAGCACAGGCCTGATCACCTATGTGACCGAAAATATCACCTCGCTGCTTGGCTACGAGCCAGAGGAGGTGATCTATGACTCGACATTCTGGACGACCACCATCCACCCCTCGGACCGCCGCCGGATCCAGGACGACGAATTCCCTGAACTTTTAGAGAAGGGAGATAAAGTCCTTGAATTCAGGATGCGCCACAAAGACGGGAAATACCGGTGGCTCCACTTCGAGGTGCGGGTGACCAGGGACGACGACGGCAACCCCACGGAGGTGATCGGGTCTGCAATCGATATCTCTGAACGCAAGCGGATCGAGGAAGCGCTCAGGATCATGGACAGTGCCATCACCTCTTCGATCAACGCGATCACCATCACCGACCTGGAAGGGGAACTGATCTTTGCAAACAACTCGGCGCTCAAATTCTGGGGCTACGACGAGGTGAAGAAAGTGGCGGGCAAGCCGCTTGAACGCTTCTGGCAGCCGAAGAAGAAGGTGGCGACGGTCCTTGAACGGATCGGGAGGGACGGCGGGTGGATGGGCGAACTTGTCGGGAAGAAAAAAGGAGGCAAGAGGTTCCATGCCAGTGTCTCGGCGAGCATGGTCACCGACGAGGAGGGCGACCCCCTCTGCATGATGTTCTCCTTCATAGACATCACCGAGCGGACCGAGATAGAGGAGGAACTGGCAAAGTATCGTACCCACCTGGAAGAGATCGTCCTCGAACGGACGAAGAAACTGACCGAGACAAACAAACGTCTCCGTGCCGAGGTCAAGGTCAGGAAAGAGGCAGAGGAACATATCAGGGCACTCAGCACGTTCAGGGAGAGTGTCATCGAGAACGCGACCATGCTCCTTGCGGTCACCGACAGCGAGGGGCGGGTGAATGTCTGGAACCGGGCGGCCGAGGAGGTCACCGGGTATGCAAGAGACGAGGTGGTCGGGGGTGCCGAGATCTGGGACACCCTTGTCCCTGACCCTGTGACCAGGGAGAAGGTCCTGAAGGTGGTGCGGGGCGAGTGCACCGGGTCGGACACGGTCGAGAACCTCGAATTCACAGTCCAGGCCAGAGACGGGGAAGAGAAGGTTCTCCACTGGAATGCACGCCTGCTCAGGGACGGAGGTGACCGTCTTCAGGGCGTGGTCACCCTTGCCGAGGACATCACCAGGCGCAAGAGGATGGAGGAGGAGATCAAGGCGAGCGAGGCGCGGTACCGTGGGGTGGTCGAGGACCAGACCGAATGGATCTGCCGCTTCAGGCCCGACATGAAGGTGACCTTTGTCAACGAGGCGTTCTGCAGGTCGTTTGGGTTCTCAAGAGAGGAGGTACTCTCCTCCACCATCGACGCCGTTCTCCCAGAATGGTTTGCCGACTTCTTCCTCTCGCCCGGGGAGCACACTGACCTCGGACAGCAGAACTTCACCGTGGAAGGCAAAGTGAAAGCGAAGGACGAAGAGGAGACCTGGCACCAGTGGACGGTGCGGGCGATCTCCGCCCCTGACGGTGCGGTCTCCGAGTACCAGGTGGTGGGCAGGGACATCACCCTGGTGAAGAAGGCGGAAGAGGAGTTTATCAGGACCGAGAAACTTCTCTCTCTCTCCGACCTTGCAGGGGGGATCGCTCACGACTTCAACAATATCCTCACCTCGGTGATGGGCAACATCAATCTTGCCAAGATGAAGGTCTCGCCTGACGACTTTGTCTACCAGCGCCTGACCGAGGCGGAGGCGGCGACGATGAAGGCGGGAGACATCACCCGTCAACTCTTCAGTTTCTCAGATCTCTCCGAACCTGAGAAGGAGACAGTCGATATCGCCGACCTGGTCCACGAGGCCGCGAGTTATGCCCTGCGCGGCTCGAAGTGCAAGTGCCGGTTCGCCCTTGAACCCGAACCGATGGCGGTGATGGGCGACGCCGCCCAGGTCCTCCAGGTTCTGCACGCCCTCATCATCAATGCCGACCAGGCAATGCCTGAAGGAGGGACGGTGACCATCGGGGCGGGCCCGGTGGAGGTCGCCGGGAACGATCCGATCCCGATCCCGAAGGGGCGCTATATCAGGGTAGCGGTGGAGGACCACGGCGTGGGGATCAGGCCCGAGCATATGGGCCGCATCTTTGACCCGTATTTCACCACCAAGAAGCATGGGTCAGGGATCGGACTGGCAATGGCCCTCCCGATCATCAAGAACCATGGCGGGTGGATGGATGTTGCGTCAGAACCAGGACAGGGGACGACGTTCTCCCTTTATCTGCCTGCAACGGCAAATGGTGGGTGTGAACAGATGACACCTGTGGCCATCACCGGAGGGGGGTCCGGATCCATTCTCTTGATGGACGATGAGGTCGGGATCCTGGAGACGACGAGCGACATTCTCAGGCACCTCGGGTACACGGTGGCGACGGCGCAGGACGGCGAGGCGGCGGTGGAGGCGTTCGCCAGTGCGCAGGAGACCGGCACTCCCTTCGACGGGGTCATCCTGGACCTGACGGTGCCGGGAAAGATGGGCGGCCTTGAGACGATGGAGAAACTCAAGGAACTGGACCCCGCGGTGCGGGTGCTCGTGTCGAGTGGATATCTCAACGACCCGATCATCAAGAACCCGGGCAAATACGGATTTTACGGGAGTATTGGGAAGCCGTACCTCCTCGAAGAGTTGAACAGGATCCTCCAGGATCTTCTCACTCATTAA
- the guaA gene encoding glutamine-hydrolyzing GMP synthase, producing MVKVEQFIERAVKEIRQEAGDEKVVVALSGGVDSSVCAMLAARAIGTNLVPIYVDTGLMRKGESERICEVFAPLGVKRVDAADEFFAALKGVIDPEEKRKVIGERFIRIFEREAKATGAKYLLQGTIYPDRIESEGGIKSHHNVGGMPLDMMFEKVIEPLRDLYKDEVREVAGGVDLPAEIQHRMPFPGPGLAVRVLGEVTPEKIAVVREANAIVEEELVERYQPWQCFAALLGRGTGVKGDVRCFGWVVAVRAVNSRDGMTADPLEVPFDDLVRIAGRVASEIAEVSRVVYDITPKPPATIEYE from the coding sequence ATGGTCAAGGTAGAGCAGTTTATCGAGCGTGCAGTCAAGGAGATCAGGCAGGAGGCCGGGGACGAGAAGGTCGTCGTCGCCCTCTCGGGCGGCGTGGACTCCTCGGTCTGTGCGATGCTGGCGGCGCGGGCGATCGGGACGAACCTGGTCCCCATCTATGTGGACACCGGACTGATGCGCAAGGGCGAAAGCGAACGGATCTGCGAGGTCTTCGCTCCCCTCGGCGTGAAGAGAGTCGACGCCGCCGACGAATTTTTTGCGGCGCTGAAGGGGGTCATCGATCCTGAAGAGAAGAGAAAGGTCATCGGTGAGCGGTTCATCAGGATCTTTGAGCGCGAGGCAAAGGCCACCGGCGCGAAGTACCTCCTGCAGGGGACGATCTATCCTGACCGGATCGAGAGTGAAGGCGGGATCAAGAGCCACCACAATGTCGGCGGCATGCCCCTGGACATGATGTTTGAGAAGGTGATCGAGCCCCTGCGTGATCTCTACAAGGACGAGGTGCGCGAGGTCGCCGGCGGCGTGGACCTCCCGGCCGAGATCCAGCACAGGATGCCCTTCCCTGGCCCGGGGCTTGCAGTCCGTGTGCTCGGCGAGGTGACCCCTGAGAAGATTGCGGTCGTCAGGGAGGCGAACGCGATCGTGGAAGAAGAACTCGTCGAGCGCTATCAGCCCTGGCAGTGCTTTGCCGCGCTTCTCGGCCGGGGGACCGGCGTCAAGGGCGATGTCAGGTGTTTCGGCTGGGTCGTCGCCGTCAGGGCGGTGAACTCGCGCGACGGCATGACCGCCGACCCGCTGGAGGTGCCCTTCGACGACCTGGTCAGGATTGCCGGGCGGGTTGCGTCCGAGATCGCCGAGGTCTCGCGGGTGGTCTATGATATCACCCCCAAGCCCCCTGCAACAATCGAGTACGAATGA